In Caloramator sp. E03, the sequence TTGTAAATGAAGGAACAGCAAGTGCATCGGAGATAGTATCTGGTGCTGTAAGGGATTATAAGGCAGGGACTTTAATTGGTACAAAGACTTTTGGTAAGGGGCTTGTTCAGGATTTAATTGATTTGCGTGATGGAACAGGAATTAAGATAACTATTGCAAGATACTATACTCCTTCAGGAGAGTGTATACAAGGCAAAGGCATTACTCCCGATATAATACTTACATTACCTGAGAAGGATAAATATAAGGAATTAAAGTTGGAAGAGGATATTCAGCTACAAAAGGCTATACAAGTTATAAAATCGAAGATGTAGGGAGGTTTATTTAAAGTCCTTAAAGGGAGGTTATTATGGATATTTTTAAACTAATATACTTTGCCTTTAAAAGTTATGCAAATGCTGTTTTGACTTTTCTTTTAGATCCTATTTCATGGATATTTCTTTTTATAATTATAGGGCAATATAAAAAGTTTATTACTCTTCAACAGAATATATATGGTGGTAAAACTAAACAGGATACTAAAGAACTTGTTACTACGTCTGTTCTTTTTGGCATTATAGCAGGGCTTGTTGGCTCGATTATTATGACAACCTTTGGAGTTACGTTTTATAAGGCAAATGGGTTAAACTATTTAATACTTTTATCCCTTTTATTGATGCTTATAAGCCCAAGATATGTTTGCCTGTCCTATTCAGGAGGGATATTAAGCATAATTGTTTTAATTCTTTCTGCACTTTCATCAAAGGGGATAATTGTAGAAGGTAGCCTTGTTAGCAATATATATAATGCTTTGAATTTTGATGTTCCTGCTCTTATGGCAATTGTTGCAATAATGCATTTTATGGAGTCTATATTAATGTGGCTTGATGGTAATAGAGGGGCTACTCCTGTTTTTATGAAGCAGGATGATGAAATAGTAGGGGCATTTATTATGCAAAGGTTTTGGATTATACCAATTATCTTGTATTTTTTCATGGGTAGCGGTATATCGAATCTATCTGATGTTTTAGCAACCCTAATTGGTGGCCTCTTATAAAATCACCTCAACTTGGTGATTTAGCAAAAGATGCTATTTTCATGGCAACTCCGCTTATTGCAATGCTTGGTTATTCTGATTTTGCAGTTACAACAACTGTTGAAAATAAGGTAAAAAGAACATCGATTGGTCTTTCAGCTTTTAGTTTAATACTTCTTGTACTTTCTTATTTGGCAACAAAGTTTTATATTTTTAACTATGTTGCAGCATTATTTGCTCCTCTTGCTCATGAAGGGCTTATACTATTTGAAAGGTATAGGGAAAAAAATGGAGAGCCTCTTTACAAAAAAAGTGATGAGGGTATAGTAGTTCTTGATACTATTCCTTTATCTCCAGCAGAGAGTATGGGAATAAGACCAGGGGAAATAATAATAAAAGTAAACAATAAAATAGTAAAAAAGATTGATGATGCTGATGAAATATTTAATGAATATCCAAGCTTTTTATGGGTAGAAGTTATAGGTATTGATGGTAAAAGAAAGATATTAGAGTTTAGAGACTATAAGAATTCAATAAGGGAGCTTGGAATAATAACAATTCCTGAAAATATGTATGATATTCCTTATATTGAAGATAAAAACATATCACTGTTTGATAGAATAAGAAGAAGGTATAGATAATGCATTAGCATTATCTATACCTTCTTTATCTTATCTGACCATCCCCATAGATTATATATTTTGTTGTTGTAAGCTCATTAAGCCCCATAGGACCTCTTGCATGCATCTTTTGTGTGCTGATTCCTATTTCTGCACCAAATCCAAATTCATATCCATCAGTAAAGCGGGTTGATGCATTAACATATACAGCAGCAGCATCAACTTCTTTTAAAAAGCTCTGGGCGTTGAAATAGTTTTTAGTAACTATTGCTTCTGAATGTTTAGTTCCATATTTATATATATGTTCTATAGCTTCATCTAATGAATCAACAACCTTAATGGCAAGTATAAGGTCTAAGAATTCAGTAAAGTAATCTTCTTCAGTAGCTTCTAAGGCATAAGGAACTATTTCTTTAGTTTTTTTGCAACCTCTAATTTCAACCCCAAGTGAATTTAGTTTTTTACAAAGATCTGGAAGGATTTTATCAGCTATATCTTTATGAACAAGTAAGGTTTCCATAGCATTGCAAACTCCTGGCCTTTGGGTTTTGGCATTTATAACTATATCCTCTGCCATTTTAATGTCAGCTTCGTTATCTATATATACATGGCAATTTCCAACACCTGTTTCAATAACAGGTACAGTTGAATTTTCTATAACTGTTTTAATTAGGCCAGCACCTCCCCTTGGAATTAAAAGATCAAGGTATTTATTCATTTTCATCATTATTCTTGTAGCTTCCCTATCAGTTGTTTCAATAAGCTGTATACATCCTTTTGGAAGACCTGCCTCAAAAGCTGCACTTGAAATTATATCAGTAATAGCTTTGTTTGAATTAATTGCTTCTGATCCTCCTCTTAAAATAACAGCATTCCCTGATTTTATGCACAAAGCTGCTGCATCTACGGTAACATTTGGCCTTGCTTCGTATATTATGCCTATAACTCCTATAGGAACCCTAATTTGTCCAATTTGAAGGCCATTTGGCCTTTTCCACATTCTTAAAATTTCACCAACAGGATCAGGTAAAGCTGCAACTTGAAGTAATCCTTCTGCCATGTCGTTTATTCTCTTTTCATTCAAAAGTAGCCTGTCAAGAAGGGAACTTGAAAGGTTTTTATTTTTTCCTTCAGCCATATCTAATTCATTTGCAGTTAATATTTTATCAATATTATTTTTTAATGCTTGAGCCATATTTATAAGAGCTTTATTTTTAATATTTGTCTGCATATTATTAAGCTCTTTAGATGCCTTTTTTGCCAAATAACCTTTTTCTTCAACATAGCTATATATATCCATTTTTATCCTCCTTATAGACTTAAAATAACCATATTATCCTTGTGTATTACCTCGTCGTAGTTTTTATGTCCTAAAATGTTTTCAATTTGGGAAGAATTTAATCCTTTAATCTGTTCAATCTCATTAGAGCTGTAATTTACAATACCCTTTGCTATTTCTTTATCCTTGCTATTTAAAATAGAAACTACCTGGCCTTCACTGAACTTACCAGATATTTTAGTTATTCCACTTGGAAGTAAGCTTTTCTTATTAACAATTATTGCTTTTTCAGCACCATCATCAACATAAATTTTACCTTTTATCTTTGTACTGTAAGCAATCCACCTTTGCCTTGCATGAAGTGGCTTTTCCTTTGGTTTAAACCATGTTCCTATATTTTTGCCGGTAATAATATCAGTAATTATTTTTGGGTTTGAGCCGTTTGCAATAACCATTGAAGTGCCCGCAGAAACAGCAATTTTAGCAGCTTTTATTTTAGTTGCCATACCTCCTGTCCCAAGGTGGCTTCCTGCACCTCCTGCTGCTGCTTCTATTTCCGGGGTAATTTTATCTATCCAGCTAATAAGTTTTGCATTGGGATTAATATGTGGGTCAGAATCATAAAAGCCATCAATGTCAGATAACAAAATTAGAAGATCTGCTTCTACAAGGCTTGCAACACATGCTGATAATGTGTCATTGTCTCCAAATTTAATTTCCTCAGTTACAATAGCATCATTTTCATTAATTATAGGTATTACGTTATTATCAAGCAATGCAAATAAAGTATTCCTTGCATTTAAAAATCTAATTCTATGGGACATATCTTCTCGTGTTAAAAGTACCTGAGCAACTATTTGACCATATTCTGCAAAAAGCTTTTCATATATATGCATAAGTATTCCTTGGCCAACTGCTGCTGCAGCTTGTTTTTCGGGTATTGTTTTAGGTTTTGTTTTTAAACCTAATCTTCCTATTCCAGCACCAATAGCACCAGAGGTTACAAGTATTACTTCTTTTCCTCTATTAATAAGATCTGCAATTTGCCTTACAATGCTTTCTATGCTGCTTATATTAAGTCTTCCATTTTCGTGTGTTAAAGTTGAGGTGCCTACTTTTATAACAATTCTGTTTATTGAGTCTATATATTCTGCTCTTTTATTATCCATTAATATCCTCCTAGAATATAAGATATTAAAAAATGATTTTGTAAATATACTTATGATTTTGATAATTATACCATAATATGAATAAAAGAACAACAAAATTATAAATTGGGCTCTTGCAAAGTTCTTAACACAAAAAGGTTTGTCGTCAATCTGAAATATT encodes:
- a CDS encoding PDZ domain-containing protein, with translation MATPLIAMLGYSDFAVTTTVENKVKRTSIGLSAFSLILLVLSYLATKFYIFNYVAALFAPLAHEGLILFERYREKNGEPLYKKSDEGIVVLDTIPLSPAESMGIRPGEIIIKVNNKIVKKIDDADEIFNEYPSFLWVEVIGIDGKRKILEFRDYKNSIRELGIITIPENMYDIPYIEDKNISLFDRIRRRYR
- a CDS encoding glutamate-5-semialdehyde dehydrogenase, which codes for MDIYSYVEEKGYLAKKASKELNNMQTNIKNKALINMAQALKNNIDKILTANELDMAEGKNKNLSSSLLDRLLLNEKRINDMAEGLLQVAALPDPVGEILRMWKRPNGLQIGQIRVPIGVIGIIYEARPNVTVDAAALCIKSGNAVILRGGSEAINSNKAITDIISSAAFEAGLPKGCIQLIETTDREATRIMMKMNKYLDLLIPRGGAGLIKTVIENSTVPVIETGVGNCHVYIDNEADIKMAEDIVINAKTQRPGVCNAMETLLVHKDIADKILPDLCKKLNSLGVEIRGCKKTKEIVPYALEATEEDYFTEFLDLILAIKVVDSLDEAIEHIYKYGTKHSEAIVTKNYFNAQSFLKEVDAAAVYVNASTRFTDGYEFGFGAEIGISTQKMHARGPMGLNELTTTKYIIYGDGQIR
- the proB gene encoding glutamate 5-kinase; translation: MDNKRAEYIDSINRIVIKVGTSTLTHENGRLNISSIESIVRQIADLINRGKEVILVTSGAIGAGIGRLGLKTKPKTIPEKQAAAAVGQGILMHIYEKLFAEYGQIVAQVLLTREDMSHRIRFLNARNTLFALLDNNVIPIINENDAIVTEEIKFGDNDTLSACVASLVEADLLILLSDIDGFYDSDPHINPNAKLISWIDKITPEIEAAAGGAGSHLGTGGMATKIKAAKIAVSAGTSMVIANGSNPKIITDIITGKNIGTWFKPKEKPLHARQRWIAYSTKIKGKIYVDDGAEKAIIVNKKSLLPSGITKISGKFSEGQVVSILNSKDKEIAKGIVNYSSNEIEQIKGLNSSQIENILGHKNYDEVIHKDNMVILSL